One segment of Candidatus Eisenbacteria bacterium DNA contains the following:
- a CDS encoding M20/M25/M40 family metallo-hydrolase, which translates to MWKKRTARSPSATGDASPSLERWIVRSLIFLLAGIAAAGTPPDPDAGPPGRGLFLERTRAGTSAPLPAFASASSAGDFLLASLASRFEADSLRRTVADLVAFGTRYEYTAEQESAAEYLSRRFAAMGYEPVFHSYGLSQWDLFDISFSENGRDGWMAVSHADTGAVLRTEDDGATWTVDFRAPVRLHGVSVAGEGRVFAVGDAGRVFRRDGGAWALFGTLGSDPLPAVDFLDETRGMIASQIGVVHRTEDGGETWSADTLTTSYLMDVAYVDERHAWACGANGTMLAWTPSGWELQPVGTSRTIQDVDFYDSTFGIAALSDASALIWETSGWRVAATGVAFGYSAGAASDSTVWLAGLDPLRLTRVIRSDDRGFTWREAVFPFGVLWRSVNLMRFDPNGGILFGGYDGLFVQSGDGGDSWSLVPLPEEIVHVSRNVYADLRGCAEAESLVILSAHYDSYSVAAPFTDAPGADDDATGVAAVLEAARVFASSPARKTLRFLLFSGEELGLLGSTAYAIRAREEEERIAANIQIDMIGIPGEPLRIVTNEPSSWILSEAAAIGPAAAPGLPFSMEVSPLATFSDHASFWANGFSAVQISETIEDDNPLHTPGDTLGNLDFDFFTRSARFAGALAAKIAGIAPAAPRAEEAIVWRPYPNPSRGMLTIPLVSSSENTTRVDIFDPSGRLIRSLAGDGVGRCASCAITWDGKDAGGREVPPGAYVLRMEADARRTTRKVIVVR; encoded by the coding sequence GTGTGGAAAAAGCGTACCGCGCGATCGCCTTCGGCGACGGGAGACGCGTCTCCCTCGCTTGAGCGTTGGATCGTCCGCTCCCTTATTTTTCTTCTCGCCGGGATCGCCGCGGCCGGGACGCCGCCCGATCCGGACGCCGGACCGCCCGGCCGCGGTCTCTTCCTCGAGCGTACGCGCGCCGGGACTTCCGCTCCGCTCCCAGCGTTCGCGAGCGCATCCTCGGCGGGGGACTTCCTCCTCGCGTCGCTCGCCTCGCGTTTCGAGGCGGACTCCTTGAGGCGGACCGTCGCCGATCTCGTCGCCTTCGGCACGCGCTATGAATACACCGCGGAGCAGGAGAGCGCGGCGGAGTATCTCTCCCGGCGGTTCGCCGCGATGGGATACGAGCCGGTCTTCCATTCGTACGGGCTCTCCCAGTGGGACCTCTTCGACATCTCGTTCTCGGAAAACGGGCGGGACGGATGGATGGCCGTCTCCCACGCCGACACCGGCGCGGTTCTCCGCACGGAGGACGACGGGGCGACGTGGACGGTCGACTTCCGCGCGCCGGTCCGCCTTCACGGGGTGAGCGTCGCGGGCGAGGGGCGCGTCTTCGCGGTCGGCGACGCGGGGCGCGTCTTCCGAAGGGACGGCGGCGCGTGGGCCCTCTTCGGCACGCTCGGATCGGATCCGCTCCCCGCCGTCGATTTCCTCGACGAGACGCGCGGAATGATCGCGAGCCAGATCGGCGTCGTCCACCGGACGGAGGACGGAGGGGAGACGTGGAGCGCGGACACGCTCACGACGAGCTATCTCATGGACGTCGCGTACGTCGACGAACGGCACGCCTGGGCATGCGGCGCGAACGGAACGATGCTCGCTTGGACCCCCAGCGGGTGGGAGCTTCAGCCGGTCGGGACGAGCCGAACGATTCAAGACGTGGATTTTTATGATTCAACGTTCGGGATCGCCGCCCTCAGCGACGCCTCCGCCCTCATCTGGGAGACGAGCGGATGGCGGGTCGCGGCGACCGGGGTCGCGTTCGGCTACAGCGCGGGAGCCGCTTCCGACTCGACCGTATGGCTCGCCGGGCTCGACCCTCTTCGCCTCACCCGCGTGATCCGGTCGGACGACCGCGGCTTCACCTGGAGGGAAGCGGTCTTCCCCTTCGGTGTCCTCTGGAGAAGCGTCAACCTGATGCGCTTCGATCCGAACGGGGGAATCCTCTTCGGCGGATACGACGGGCTCTTCGTTCAAAGCGGCGACGGGGGCGATTCGTGGAGCCTCGTCCCCCTGCCGGAAGAGATCGTGCATGTTTCAAGAAATGTGTACGCCGATCTTCGGGGGTGCGCCGAGGCGGAGAGCCTCGTGATCCTCTCCGCCCACTACGACTCCTACTCGGTCGCCGCCCCGTTCACCGACGCCCCCGGCGCCGACGACGACGCGACCGGCGTCGCCGCGGTCCTCGAGGCGGCGCGCGTCTTCGCTTCCTCGCCCGCCCGGAAGACGCTCCGCTTTCTCCTCTTCTCGGGAGAGGAACTCGGCCTTCTCGGGAGCACGGCGTACGCGATCCGCGCGCGCGAAGAGGAAGAACGAATCGCGGCGAACATCCAGATCGACATGATCGGCATTCCGGGAGAGCCGCTTCGCATCGTCACGAACGAGCCCTCTTCGTGGATTCTCTCCGAGGCCGCAGCGATTGGGCCTGCAGCCGCCCCCGGCCTCCCCTTCTCGATGGAGGTCTCTCCTCTCGCCACGTTCAGCGATCACGCTTCGTTCTGGGCGAACGGCTTCTCTGCCGTTCAGATCAGCGAGACGATCGAGGACGACAACCCGCTTCACACGCCCGGCGACACGCTCGGGAACCTCGACTTCGACTTCTTCACGCGCTCGGCCCGATTCGCGGGCGCGCTCGCCGCGAAGATCGCCGGGATCGCTCCCGCCGCTCCGCGCGCGGAAGAAGCGATCGTGTGGCGGCCGTATCCGAACCCGAGCCGCGGGATGCTCACGATCCCGCTCGTCTCGTCGAGCGAGAACACGACGCGGGTCGACATCTTCGACCCTTCCGGGCGTCTCATTCGAAGCCTCGCCGGCGATGGGGTCGGGCGCTGCGCCTCGTGCGCGATCACTTGGGACGGAAAAGACGCGGGCGGGCGCGAGGTTCCTCCCGGCGCGTACGTTCTTCGCATGGAAGCCGACGCGCGCCGCACGACGCGCAAGGTGATCGTGGTGAGGTGA
- a CDS encoding alkaline phosphatase family protein: protein MTEKTNPEYRSPMARAVLDAYRRGEEDEAMNPLVLYGPDGTPAGLPAKEDSVIFYDIRGEREIELTQAFVERGFRHFPVREPLDLRFATMIRYHEDLDVRVAFPPEEAIAGTLGEAVSRAGLRQAKVVETEKSVHLSYFLNGKRREPFPGEERFFIESPAVADYSTIPGLHANEVADRIVACLEDGGFDLIVANFANIDVLGHIENAESARQAVETVDRHLGRVTEAARRAGVETIITADHGTVEHWLYPEGTVDTGHTTSPVPFVFVPSGEVPHGIVPRGGGSLIDVAPTVLALLGVPRPSEMTGRPLFECFPAGEGKRRVLLVIADGWGHSDEIFGNLIAEAYTPNMDRLRANYPSTLLAASGEAVGLPKETVGNSEAGHLHLGAGRVLFSDRLRIDRAIADGSYRTNEAFLWAMDGAAKDGKTLHLLGIVSFFSSHGSLDHLMALLEMAKERGVKRVCVHSLLGRRGERPEAGAAYIEAVDEKCAALGLGRVCTVTGRYWALDREENWDRVEKAYRAIAFGDGRRVSLA, encoded by the coding sequence ATGACCGAGAAGACGAACCCCGAGTACCGCTCGCCGATGGCCCGCGCCGTCCTCGATGCGTACCGCCGCGGCGAGGAAGACGAAGCGATGAACCCGCTCGTGCTCTACGGCCCGGACGGAACACCGGCCGGCCTTCCCGCGAAGGAGGACTCCGTGATCTTCTACGACATCCGCGGGGAACGCGAGATCGAGCTCACGCAAGCCTTCGTCGAGCGCGGTTTCCGGCACTTCCCCGTCCGGGAGCCGCTCGACCTCCGGTTCGCGACGATGATCCGCTATCACGAGGATCTCGACGTCCGCGTCGCCTTCCCCCCGGAAGAAGCAATCGCCGGAACGCTCGGCGAGGCGGTGAGCCGGGCCGGGCTCCGGCAAGCGAAGGTCGTGGAGACCGAAAAATCCGTTCATCTATCGTATTTTCTTAACGGAAAGAGACGGGAGCCCTTTCCGGGCGAGGAGAGGTTCTTCATCGAGTCGCCGGCGGTGGCCGACTACTCGACGATTCCGGGGCTTCACGCGAACGAGGTCGCGGACCGGATCGTCGCCTGCCTCGAGGACGGCGGCTTCGATCTCATCGTCGCCAACTTCGCGAACATCGACGTGCTCGGACATATCGAGAACGCCGAGTCTGCGAGACAGGCGGTCGAGACGGTCGACCGCCATCTCGGCCGCGTGACCGAGGCGGCGCGAAGGGCGGGGGTCGAGACGATCATCACCGCCGACCACGGAACCGTCGAGCATTGGCTCTACCCGGAGGGGACGGTCGACACGGGTCACACGACGAGCCCGGTCCCCTTCGTCTTCGTTCCGAGCGGCGAGGTCCCTCACGGAATCGTCCCGCGCGGCGGCGGCTCGCTCATCGACGTCGCCCCGACCGTGCTCGCTCTCCTCGGCGTCCCCCGACCGAGCGAGATGACCGGACGCCCCCTCTTCGAATGCTTCCCGGCCGGAGAGGGGAAGCGCCGCGTGCTCCTCGTGATCGCGGACGGGTGGGGGCACTCGGACGAGATCTTCGGCAACCTCATCGCCGAGGCGTACACTCCGAACATGGATCGTTTGCGTGCGAACTATCCGTCCACCCTTCTCGCCGCTTCCGGCGAGGCGGTCGGTCTTCCGAAGGAGACGGTCGGGAACTCGGAGGCGGGACATCTCCATCTCGGGGCGGGACGCGTGCTCTTTTCGGACCGGCTCCGCATCGACCGGGCGATCGCGGACGGTTCCTATCGGACAAACGAGGCGTTCCTCTGGGCGATGGACGGGGCCGCGAAGGACGGGAAGACGCTCCACCTTCTCGGCATCGTCTCGTTCTTCAGCTCGCACGGATCGCTCGACCACCTCATGGCGCTTCTCGAGATGGCGAAGGAACGCGGCGTGAAGAGGGTTTGCGTGCACAGCCTGCTCGGAAGACGGGGCGAGCGTCCGGAGGCGGGAGCGGCGTACATCGAGGCGGTCGACGAGAAGTGCGCCGCGCTCGGGCTCGGGCGCGTGTGCACCGTGACCGGCCGATACTGGGCGCTCGATCGCGAGGAGAACTGGGACCGTGTGGAAAAAGCGTACCGCGCGATCGCCTTCGGCGACGGGAGACGCGTCTCCCTCGCTTGA
- a CDS encoding glycosyltransferase family 39 protein, which yields MTAFFSAGIALVLLVAAGEGLLLLLRVGMRRAGLLDRLVASFGSGAAVVGTWSLALALLGVPASGPLLAIPVLLYPAGRILGRGGPIDSVWTRESAPRSVWALLALAVALAQVAYAFRQAVLRPIHSWDAWRIWSFRAKILYIEKGFPEGFFDGDWAGFPGYPLGIPFVEAYLARAAGMWHEPAIKMLFPLFLAALLFVSWRLLAERTDGRTAGLGLLLLASAPLLVHHGSVAYMDLPLAFFLASSVLHLSRWEREKDGGSLATAALFAGFLPVIKNEGLPFFLLLSAIVVVRRTGRGGGRALLRWFAISLPFSLPWLLFKHLGGIAESPYHVLSFPDPASIARRAYDCARLSAANMTLTGSWGLAWFALVFLLLPGRALRRGVPEIVLAGGAILFAAAYCLTESYTFLLNGTALGRNLLVLLPLAVAACLTALFDAGARRNAPSGTR from the coding sequence ATGACCGCGTTCTTCTCCGCCGGGATCGCGCTCGTTCTCCTCGTCGCCGCGGGCGAGGGGCTCCTCCTTCTCCTTCGGGTCGGCATGCGGCGCGCGGGGCTCCTCGACCGTCTCGTCGCCTCGTTCGGGAGCGGCGCCGCCGTCGTCGGAACCTGGTCGCTCGCCCTCGCGCTTCTCGGCGTCCCTGCGAGCGGGCCGCTCCTCGCGATCCCCGTTCTTCTCTATCCCGCGGGACGAATCCTCGGGAGGGGCGGTCCGATCGACTCGGTCTGGACGCGAGAGAGCGCGCCCCGATCCGTCTGGGCGCTCCTCGCTCTCGCCGTCGCCCTCGCGCAGGTCGCCTACGCGTTCCGCCAGGCGGTCCTTCGGCCGATCCACAGCTGGGACGCGTGGCGCATCTGGTCCTTCCGCGCGAAAATACTTTACATCGAAAAGGGATTCCCCGAGGGCTTCTTCGACGGAGACTGGGCCGGCTTCCCCGGCTACCCGCTTGGGATTCCGTTCGTCGAGGCCTACCTCGCGCGCGCCGCCGGAATGTGGCACGAGCCGGCGATCAAGATGCTCTTTCCGCTCTTTCTCGCGGCTCTCCTCTTTGTCTCGTGGCGCCTTCTTGCAGAGCGAACCGACGGAAGAACCGCGGGCCTCGGGCTTCTTCTTCTCGCTTCGGCCCCCCTTCTCGTCCATCACGGATCGGTCGCGTACATGGACCTTCCCCTCGCCTTCTTCCTCGCCTCGTCGGTTCTTCATCTTTCCCGATGGGAGCGGGAGAAGGACGGGGGATCGCTCGCGACCGCCGCTCTCTTCGCGGGTTTTCTTCCCGTGATCAAGAACGAGGGGCTCCCCTTCTTCCTGCTCCTCTCGGCGATCGTCGTCGTTCGCCGCACGGGGCGAGGGGGCGGACGCGCGCTTCTCCGATGGTTCGCGATCTCCCTTCCCTTCTCTCTTCCCTGGCTCCTCTTCAAGCATCTCGGGGGGATCGCCGAGTCCCCGTACCACGTTCTCTCGTTCCCCGACCCGGCGTCGATCGCCCGCCGCGCGTACGACTGCGCGCGTCTCTCCGCAGCGAACATGACGCTCACCGGAAGCTGGGGGCTCGCGTGGTTCGCGCTCGTCTTTCTCCTTCTTCCCGGACGAGCGCTGCGCCGCGGCGTTCCGGAGATCGTTCTCGCGGGGGGCGCGATTCTCTTCGCCGCCGCCTACTGCCTCACCGAAAGCTACACGTTTCTTCTGAACGGAACCGCGCTCGGTAGAAACCTTCTCGTCCTCCTCCCTCTCGCGGTCGCGGCTTGTCTCACCGCGCTCTTCGACGCCGGCGCTCGGCGAAATGCGCCCTCCGGAACTCGATGA
- a CDS encoding M1 family peptidase encodes MRSLKAALAIVLALASTAYGAGRIVEHDIRAAIDPYRSRLEASDRFTIVGHETSVFRFLLNESLEIVSMELGGAPIQWREEPLDRSRWGGALYGEDSLWEGVREIAINLPGRAGDSSRVSIEYRGAVLDSLRAPSAGYERSFETTSGLIEARGAYLCGPTFWVPTVPGDLFTFRLEARVPRDWESVSQGTLLARFEEGGSRIARWRADDPMEEVYLVAGPYVFREADFHGTKIQTFLYDAEDAEKLHDMYIDATQTFLDRYSRAIAPYPFPKFALVENFWQTGFGMPSFTLLGAQVIRLPFIPRTSFGHEILHNWWGNGVYVDWEKGNWCEGLTAYGADYAYKEDQGALEAAGFRRGELQKFRNYVSEHEDFPLVRFRSRSDAATQAIGYSKGTMVFHMLRREIGHRAFVEGQRNLFRDRRFQPSDWGHVREAFETASAADLETFFRQWTERTGAPMLHLADVRSKTIRGGRYEVKGTVVQEKPPYRLDVPVRIETEAGPESLVVYLTGEKKGFEWKGNARPLAVAVDPAFHLFRRLHREEIPPSLSETLGADSVWIVLPETGGSPSDSALRALAESWAARPGVRVATEALPEDVFARSTIWLFGRTVYAERFAKTLPAGTSLSEGVWKIPSGDFPAASHSVVLTARHPVDPERSWSLFDPHDPEAVPALARKIPHYGKYGYLVFEGTENTAKGEWESSRSPLRVELER; translated from the coding sequence ATGAGATCTCTGAAAGCTGCCCTCGCGATCGTCCTCGCGCTTGCATCGACGGCCTACGGAGCCGGGCGGATCGTGGAGCACGACATCCGAGCGGCGATCGATCCGTACCGATCCCGGCTCGAGGCGTCCGACCGCTTCACGATCGTCGGCCACGAAACGAGCGTCTTCCGGTTCCTCCTGAACGAGAGTCTCGAGATCGTCTCGATGGAGCTGGGCGGCGCCCCGATCCAATGGCGGGAAGAACCGCTCGATCGGAGCCGGTGGGGGGGAGCCCTGTACGGCGAGGATTCCTTGTGGGAAGGGGTTCGCGAGATCGCGATCAACCTTCCCGGACGCGCGGGGGACAGCTCGAGGGTCTCGATCGAATACCGGGGCGCCGTCCTCGACTCGCTTCGCGCGCCGTCCGCGGGCTACGAGCGATCGTTCGAGACGACGTCCGGCCTGATCGAGGCGCGCGGGGCCTATCTTTGCGGCCCCACCTTTTGGGTGCCGACGGTTCCCGGGGACCTCTTCACGTTTCGCTTGGAGGCGCGCGTTCCGCGGGACTGGGAGAGCGTGAGCCAGGGGACGCTTCTCGCGCGCTTCGAAGAGGGGGGATCGAGGATCGCCCGGTGGCGCGCGGACGACCCGATGGAGGAGGTCTATCTCGTCGCGGGACCGTATGTCTTTCGGGAGGCGGACTTCCACGGGACCAAGATCCAGACCTTCCTCTACGACGCGGAGGACGCAGAAAAACTCCATGATATGTATATCGATGCCACCCAAACTTTTCTGGACCGCTACAGCCGCGCGATCGCCCCGTATCCGTTTCCGAAATTCGCCCTCGTCGAGAACTTCTGGCAGACCGGCTTTGGGATGCCGTCGTTCACCCTTCTCGGCGCGCAGGTGATCCGGCTTCCGTTCATTCCGCGCACCTCCTTCGGGCACGAGATCCTCCACAACTGGTGGGGGAACGGGGTGTACGTCGATTGGGAGAAGGGGAATTGGTGCGAAGGGCTAACGGCCTACGGGGCGGACTATGCCTACAAGGAGGACCAGGGGGCGCTCGAGGCGGCCGGTTTTCGCCGCGGTGAGCTCCAGAAATTCCGGAACTACGTGAGCGAGCACGAGGATTTCCCGCTCGTCCGGTTCCGCAGCCGATCGGACGCGGCGACGCAGGCGATCGGCTACTCCAAGGGTACGATGGTCTTCCACATGCTCCGCAGGGAGATCGGGCACCGCGCGTTTGTTGAAGGTCAAAGGAATCTCTTCCGAGACAGGCGCTTCCAGCCGTCCGATTGGGGACACGTGAGAGAGGCGTTCGAGACGGCGAGCGCCGCCGATCTCGAGACGTTCTTCCGGCAATGGACGGAGCGCACGGGGGCGCCCATGCTGCACCTTGCCGATGTCCGCTCGAAGACGATCCGCGGGGGGCGCTACGAGGTGAAGGGGACGGTCGTTCAGGAGAAGCCCCCGTATCGGCTCGACGTGCCGGTTCGCATCGAGACCGAGGCGGGCCCGGAGAGCCTCGTCGTTTACCTCACTGGGGAGAAGAAAGGATTCGAGTGGAAAGGGAATGCCCGGCCGCTCGCGGTCGCGGTCGATCCCGCCTTTCATCTCTTTCGGCGGCTCCACCGGGAGGAGATCCCTCCGTCGCTCTCCGAGACTCTCGGAGCGGATTCGGTGTGGATCGTGCTCCCCGAGACGGGCGGCTCGCCGTCCGATTCGGCGCTTCGCGCGCTCGCCGAGTCGTGGGCGGCCCGTCCCGGCGTCCGTGTCGCGACGGAGGCGCTCCCCGAGGACGTCTTCGCGCGCTCGACGATCTGGCTCTTCGGACGGACCGTCTACGCCGAGCGATTCGCCAAGACCCTCCCCGCGGGGACGAGCCTCTCCGAGGGCGTCTGGAAGATCCCGTCCGGGGATTTCCCCGCCGCCTCTCACTCCGTCGTTCTCACCGCGCGGCATCCGGTCGATCCGGAGCGCTCGTGGTCCCTCTTCGATCCGCACGATCCGGAAGCCGTCCCCGCGCTCGCGCGGAAGATCCCTCATTACGGGAAGTATGGATATCTCGTGTTTGAAGGAACGGAGAACACCGCCAAGGGGGAATGGGAATCGTCGCGTTCCCCGCTCCGCGTCGAGCTTGAACGGTGA
- a CDS encoding agmatine deiminase family protein, which produces MNAALAAFFGAPLHALPRFCTGGNIMTDGQGTAFSTRQMADENASFGDEASFLSLAEGYLCITRYFVLDNPEIHGIQHIDCYAKLLDEETVLVKRVSPSHGEYACVEALADAFAGATGCYGRPYRVHRVDCGAYNSYGVPAAYTNSLILNGKVLVPLFGISTDAAALAAYEAAMPGYEVIGFPWGSWYYYDALHCRAMGIHDRHMLRMTHRRMDETVPWASSHEMRVFIDDRRGAGLVEGGSFLRWRLQGETEWNDVPLAPTADPDTFAAAVPEVPGGAVVEYWLEASDSSGRVERLPRTAPLGWYAFEVEISVLVRGGEAGPRALRAAAAPSPFRAETTIRLARPARGGSSAQVYDLLGRRIRALPMAGVSGEWVWNGKDDVGREVPPGVYFIRVREGGSDATIRSVRLR; this is translated from the coding sequence GTGAACGCCGCTCTGGCCGCGTTCTTCGGCGCTCCGTTGCACGCGCTCCCGCGCTTCTGCACGGGGGGGAACATCATGACCGACGGACAAGGGACCGCGTTCTCCACGCGGCAGATGGCGGATGAGAACGCGTCCTTCGGCGACGAGGCGTCCTTCCTCTCCCTCGCGGAAGGGTACCTTTGCATCACGCGCTATTTCGTTCTCGACAACCCGGAGATCCACGGAATCCAACATATTGATTGCTATGCGAAGCTTCTCGACGAGGAGACGGTGCTCGTGAAGAGGGTCTCTCCGAGCCACGGGGAGTACGCGTGCGTGGAAGCGCTCGCGGACGCCTTCGCGGGAGCGACCGGATGCTACGGCCGGCCCTACCGGGTTCACCGCGTCGATTGCGGCGCGTACAACTCGTACGGCGTTCCGGCCGCCTACACGAACTCCCTGATCCTGAACGGAAAGGTTCTCGTTCCCCTCTTCGGGATCTCCACCGATGCGGCGGCGCTCGCGGCGTACGAGGCGGCGATGCCCGGCTACGAGGTGATCGGGTTCCCTTGGGGCTCTTGGTACTACTACGACGCTCTTCACTGCCGGGCGATGGGGATCCACGACCGGCACATGCTGCGGATGACGCATCGGCGAATGGACGAGACGGTCCCGTGGGCTTCGTCGCACGAGATGCGCGTGTTCATCGACGATCGGAGGGGCGCGGGGCTGGTTGAGGGAGGGAGCTTCCTCCGCTGGCGTCTTCAGGGCGAGACGGAGTGGAACGATGTTCCTCTCGCGCCGACGGCGGATCCGGACACGTTCGCCGCCGCCGTTCCGGAAGTGCCCGGCGGCGCCGTGGTGGAGTACTGGCTCGAGGCGTCGGATTCCAGCGGGCGGGTCGAGCGCCTTCCCCGCACCGCTCCGCTCGGATGGTACGCGTTCGAGGTCGAGATCTCCGTCCTCGTCCGGGGTGGAGAAGCGGGGCCTCGAGCGCTCCGCGCGGCCGCGGCGCCCAGCCCGTTCCGCGCCGAAACGACGATTCGCCTCGCGAGGCCCGCGCGCGGCGGTTCCTCGGCGCAGGTGTACGATCTCCTCGGACGGCGGATCCGCGCGCTTCCGATGGCCGGCGTCTCGGGGGAATGGGTGTGGAACGGGAAGGACGACGTCGGGCGCGAGGTTCCGCCTGGCGTGTACTTCATTCGCGTCCGGGAAGGCGGATCGGACGCGACGATCCGCTCCGTTCGGCTCCGCTAG
- a CDS encoding alpha/beta hydrolase, with translation MPFTLTWDMETHYEVAGEGHPLVLIHDLTLDGRIWNPQWKVFPRAARVVRYDLRGHGESSSPAAPFSADNLVLQLRTLLDTLKITRPVLVGHSFGAAIAVHFALRHRTRAAALVLASPAIWGALGEGGSSDRALPGPSIDPGLLEDPRAHKKALKDWLESDLFAATRRNEQAFRWIENIVLAHGCAPWKSAEPFIRPDDWSNLPALDLPVLVLCGSDEDARLRGAARALGDRIRGARVIELPQAGRFANVESPADFNRRVLDFLQAESFARALPPGAEIPPKTRRKKKPRGDRKKPEGERFRPPPTEERPQPSKGKPERRRRRRRRPRSADETAPGRGGRSAPAEPPKEEKRSFWSRLFGKKKPKED, from the coding sequence ATGCCTTTCACGCTCACGTGGGACATGGAGACGCACTACGAGGTCGCCGGCGAGGGACACCCGCTCGTCCTCATCCACGACCTCACCCTCGACGGAAGAATCTGGAATCCCCAGTGGAAGGTCTTCCCGCGGGCGGCGCGCGTCGTTCGGTACGATCTCCGCGGCCACGGGGAATCCTCGTCGCCCGCCGCGCCCTTTTCCGCGGACAACCTCGTCCTGCAGCTTCGCACGCTTCTTGATACGTTAAAGATCACTCGCCCGGTTCTCGTCGGCCATTCGTTCGGAGCGGCGATCGCCGTTCACTTCGCGCTCCGGCATCGGACGCGAGCGGCCGCCCTCGTTCTCGCGAGCCCCGCGATCTGGGGCGCGCTGGGCGAGGGGGGATCGTCCGATCGCGCGCTCCCGGGGCCCTCCATCGATCCCGGTCTCTTGGAGGATCCCAGGGCGCACAAGAAGGCGCTCAAGGATTGGCTCGAGTCCGACCTCTTCGCGGCGACCCGAAGAAACGAGCAGGCGTTTCGCTGGATCGAGAACATCGTGCTCGCGCACGGGTGCGCCCCGTGGAAGAGCGCGGAGCCCTTCATCCGCCCCGACGACTGGTCGAATCTTCCCGCGCTCGATCTTCCCGTTCTTGTTCTTTGCGGGTCGGACGAGGACGCGCGCCTTCGCGGGGCCGCGCGCGCGCTGGGGGATCGCATCCGGGGAGCCCGCGTGATCGAGCTTCCGCAGGCGGGCCGCTTCGCGAACGTCGAGAGCCCAGCGGATTTCAACCGGCGCGTGCTCGACTTCCTTCAGGCGGAAAGTTTCGCCCGCGCTCTTCCGCCGGGCGCCGAGATCCCTCCGAAGACGCGCCGAAAGAAGAAGCCGCGCGGCGACCGGAAGAAGCCCGAGGGAGAGAGATTTCGTCCGCCGCCTACCGAGGAGCGGCCGCAGCCTTCGAAGGGAAAGCCGGAGCGAAGGCGGCGAAGACGAAGACGCCCGCGCTCGGCCGATGAGACCGCTCCCGGAAGAGGAGGACGCTCCGCGCCCGCCGAGCCGCCGAAGGAAGAGAAGCGAAGCTTCTGGAGCCGGCTGTTCGGGAAGAAGAAGCCGAAGGAAGATTGA